One Filimonas effusa genomic window carries:
- a CDS encoding toxin-antitoxin system YwqK family antitoxin, translated as MNIRNIVVVYLTLLGMGCANASNDPVIPVFKRITNDRDSASNMYVVYEDRIDSSHKQMKFYWNNGAIQAVSYYKNGKREGEWTQYDENGNISFIGNFTKVQNKENTRSSFLMERFR; from the coding sequence ATGAATATTAGAAACATTGTCGTAGTATACTTAACACTACTAGGAATGGGCTGTGCGAATGCATCCAATGATCCTGTGATTCCGGTATTTAAGAGAATTACCAATGATCGGGATTCAGCTTCTAATATGTATGTTGTATACGAAGATCGTATTGATTCCTCACATAAACAGATGAAATTTTACTGGAATAATGGTGCTATTCAGGCTGTCTCCTATTATAAAAATGGGAAAAGAGAAGGTGAATGGACGCAATACGATGAAAATGGAAATATTTCATTTATCGGAAATTTCACAAAGGTGCAAAACAAGGAGAACACAAGATCTTCTTTCCTAATGGAAAGGTTTCGATAG
- a CDS encoding DUF7710 domain-containing protein gives MSGVLTVCPLDQSLYDWAIKGGLFMPAREPEKEFYSEYKKSNAGNFFTDKQVAKYWINSRNKEKA, from the coding sequence CTGAGTGGCGTCCTCACAGTATGCCCTTTAGACCAAAGCCTCTATGATTGGGCTATAAAGGGAGGATTATTTATGCCCGCTCGGGAGCCAGAAAAAGAATTCTATTCGGAGTATAAGAAAAGCAATGCTGGCAATTTCTTCACCGATAAACAAGTGGCGAAATATTGGATCAACAGCAGGAACAAGGAAAAGGCATAA
- a CDS encoding DUF1493 family protein, producing the protein MGDNIFNELVKFTIKQSCVDDEPIKRTTKLYEDLGIYGDDAVEFIIAFGKAFDVDVSEFKAADYFKGDGIDILGLNKNNKELTVGHLEKAILAGRLDEEVINF; encoded by the coding sequence ATGGGGGATAATATATTTAATGAGCTAGTAAAATTCACAATAAAGCAGTCATGTGTAGATGATGAACCTATAAAGAGGACGACAAAGTTATATGAGGATTTAGGAATTTATGGGGATGATGCCGTTGAATTTATAATAGCCTTTGGAAAAGCGTTCGATGTGGATGTATCAGAATTTAAAGCCGCAGATTATTTTAAAGGTGATGGAATAGATATTCTTGGCTTGAATAAAAACAATAAAGAACTAACAGTAGGTCATCTTGAAAAAGCCATATTAGCTGGTCGTTTAGATGAAGAGGTTATAAATTTCTGA
- a CDS encoding type II toxin-antitoxin system HipA family toxin: MPEPQCIGVLSAQQAKGRKAFGFEYAKEWMHSKAQMTLDPDISWYTGIQYPNNKENFGVFMDSMPDTWGRTLMKRRAAQQARDAGKPAPNLYDIDFLLGVYDESRMGALRFKLDPAGPFLDNNKTSPTPHWSNVKELQHAAAMIESDDDSAETKKWIAMLIAPGSSLGGARPKANILDDEGHPWIAKFPSNNDTIDKGAWEYLAYQLALNAGIYMTESRIEKIAGKHHTFFTKRFDRLKGERIHFASAMTMTGNNEDTIKENPASYLDLAEFIQYEGANNKADLHQLWKRIIFNIAISNTDDHLRNHGFIIADDGWQLSPAYDINPSIDKDGLALNIDTDNNALDVTLAKSVGAYFQLDNARMDEIIDEVATAVGQWKKIADNIGIHRTEQQRMEGAFLNLHK; encoded by the coding sequence ATGCCGGAACCACAATGCATCGGTGTGCTTTCTGCACAGCAGGCTAAGGGTAGAAAAGCTTTTGGTTTTGAGTACGCTAAGGAATGGATGCATTCAAAAGCGCAAATGACACTGGATCCCGATATATCATGGTATACCGGAATCCAATATCCCAATAATAAAGAAAATTTTGGTGTTTTCATGGATTCCATGCCCGACACCTGGGGAAGGACGCTGATGAAGCGGCGTGCGGCACAACAGGCGAGGGATGCAGGAAAGCCAGCCCCCAACTTATATGATATTGACTTCTTATTAGGGGTGTATGATGAAAGCCGCATGGGAGCATTGAGGTTCAAACTTGATCCTGCTGGTCCTTTTCTTGACAACAATAAAACATCGCCAACACCGCACTGGTCTAACGTCAAGGAACTACAACATGCTGCCGCTATGATTGAATCAGATGATGATAGCGCTGAGACAAAAAAATGGATTGCCATGCTGATTGCCCCCGGGTCTTCATTGGGTGGAGCCCGGCCGAAAGCAAATATACTTGATGATGAGGGCCACCCCTGGATCGCTAAGTTCCCATCCAATAATGACACTATTGATAAGGGTGCATGGGAATACCTTGCCTATCAATTAGCGTTGAATGCGGGCATATATATGACCGAATCACGAATTGAAAAAATTGCCGGTAAGCACCATACCTTTTTTACAAAAAGATTTGACAGGCTGAAAGGTGAAAGAATACATTTTGCTTCTGCCATGACTATGACCGGTAACAATGAAGATACCATTAAAGAAAATCCAGCCAGTTATCTAGACCTGGCAGAGTTTATACAGTATGAAGGGGCTAACAACAAAGCAGATTTACACCAGTTATGGAAACGAATTATTTTCAACATAGCTATTTCTAATACGGATGATCATCTACGCAACCATGGTTTTATTATAGCAGACGATGGATGGCAACTCTCTCCAGCTTATGACATCAATCCATCTATAGATAAAGATGGACTTGCCCTCAATATCGACACTGATAACAACGCACTTGATGTTACGCTTGCTAAAAGTGTAGGTGCCTATTTTCAATTGGACAACGCGCGAATGGATGAAATTATTGATGAAGTGGCCACAGCAGTGGGGCAATGGAAAAAGATAGCCGATAACATTGGCATACACAGGACAGAGCAACAAAGAATGGAGGGGGCATTTTTAAATCTGCACAAATAA
- a CDS encoding RHS repeat domain-containing protein, with the protein MQQNNNLQAGIGSFLTNVVNTDYAANNNKPKAYLNYVLFDEQLNAVITNDGKNSGVDMVGPAGELKSHQVIERPMTHNGYLYIYVSNETPGLDVIVDNLKVTHIRRALTEETHSYPFGLTMAGISSKAAGKLQNRLKYNGKELQGEEFSDYSGIQWYDYGARMYDPQIGRWHVPDPLNESEYWNDFDKEYKKELAQEGYEPEESDVAEGRKNAGALNLFNPRNVISAENSVIHYNESPYAYVGNNPIIFIDPYGLDTSKAKAQPLPEVTVTGFIKNNWQHFVGPILFLLGQPIKFLKPSGYAGSDPGSSIASWALSKTITYRSPLLKQTTRKIVTKFAGKAIAKKTGTAVVGRFLGRGVPIVGLALFYYDFAINVALPMAEGNAAYTESNNRSGNWIANLPH; encoded by the coding sequence TTGCAGCAGAACAACAATCTGCAAGCCGGTATCGGTAGTTTCCTGACCAATGTGGTAAACACCGATTACGCTGCTAATAACAATAAGCCCAAGGCTTACCTTAATTATGTGTTGTTCGACGAACAGTTGAATGCAGTAATTACGAATGATGGCAAAAACTCCGGAGTGGATATGGTTGGTCCCGCTGGCGAGTTAAAATCTCACCAGGTTATAGAACGGCCAATGACACATAATGGATATTTGTATATTTATGTCTCAAACGAGACCCCGGGTCTAGACGTGATCGTTGACAACCTGAAGGTGACTCATATCCGCAGAGCGTTGACTGAGGAAACGCATTCTTATCCGTTCGGCTTAACAATGGCGGGAATAAGTAGTAAGGCAGCAGGGAAGTTGCAGAATAGGCTGAAGTATAATGGGAAGGAACTACAGGGCGAGGAGTTTAGTGATTACAGTGGAATACAGTGGTATGACTACGGGGCTAGAATGTATGATCCGCAAATAGGAAGATGGCATGTACCAGATCCCTTAAATGAAAGTGAGTATTGGAATGACTTTGACAAGGAATATAAAAAAGAACTTGCGCAAGAAGGGTACGAACCCGAAGAAAGCGATGTCGCTGAAGGAAGGAAAAATGCGGGTGCTTTGAATTTATTTAATCCCCGAAATGTCATAAGTGCCGAGAACTCTGTTATTCATTATAACGAAAGTCCTTACGCTTATGTAGGTAACAATCCAATTATTTTTATAGACCCCTATGGATTGGACACATCTAAAGCCAAAGCTCAACCATTACCAGAAGTTACTGTTACAGGGTTTATAAAAAATAATTGGCAGCACTTTGTAGGTCCTATCTTATTCTTGTTAGGCCAACCAATCAAATTTTTAAAACCATCGGGCTATGCAGGTTCAGACCCAGGCTCATCAATCGCATCCTGGGCATTATCTAAAACAATAACTTACCGCAGTCCATTGTTAAAACAAACTACACGTAAAATAGTAACTAAATTTGCAGGTAAAGCAATTGCCAAAAAGACTGGAACAGCCGTTGTAGGTAGGTTTCTTGGCAGAGGGGTTCCTATTGTAGGCTTGGCATTGTTTTACTATGACTTTGCAATAAATGTAGCACTTCCAATGGCAGAAGGAAATGCAGCCTATACAGAATCAAATAACAGATCGGGGAATTGGATAGCCAATTTGCCACATTAA
- the pbpC gene encoding penicillin-binding protein 1C → MLICFWFCLPSRLFTKPTSFVLTDKEGNLLNAAIASDGQWRFPYNKEVPEKFEKCIVAFEDKRFFYHPGVDALAIGRAVVQNLKGSRTVSGGSTLTMQVMRLSRGPHSRNIWNKMVEAIQAVRLECTHRKKTILALYASNAPFGSNVVGLDAAAWRYYGRNAAQLSWGEMAALAVLPNAPSVIHPGKNRTLLLNKRNALLEKLLANKTIDSTTCMLAMQEPLPGAPQALPQITPHLLERFKKIYYSHTDAYNSTGLQTTIDIQLQERVNMLLQQHHAALRGSQINNIAAMVVEVETGNVLTYTGNIYQPSDSSLESHVDVLAAPRSPGSTLKPILYASLLTEGRFLPRQLVPDIPTRFNGYTPQNFDLGYDGAVPANRALARSLNIPAVKMLQQYKYPRFYNVLKQCGITTLSHPADFYGMSLILGGCEVTPFELAGVYSSMARMYKHAAKNKGKWNSADWFMPKIDGRTTGDQAAEPEKEKTNEERANEGSLFDYPALWHMFNAMTEVMRPGEEGLWGLFGSAQRIAWKTGTSFGFRDGWAIGVTPKYCVVVWVGNTSGEGRPGLTGINTAAPVLFDIFRILPASQWFDPPQSGFIYLPICRQSGYKAGPDCLTADTMLVSASAINAAVCPYHRSIHLDKTGTYRVTANCESPADMQHPSWFVLPPTMEYYYKQHHTDYKPLPPFMPGCNAETNKPLELVYPEEGAVIFIPREISGEKGNTIFSATHRNANSVLYWHLDEQFVGTTRQFHKIALNPSEGPHTITVVDESGESVTRSFRVEGSR, encoded by the coding sequence TTGTTGATCTGCTTTTGGTTTTGCCTTCCTTCGCGGCTTTTTACAAAACCCACCAGTTTTGTATTAACCGATAAGGAGGGCAACCTTCTTAATGCGGCTATCGCATCCGATGGGCAATGGCGTTTTCCTTATAACAAAGAGGTACCGGAGAAATTCGAGAAATGCATCGTTGCTTTTGAAGACAAACGATTCTTTTATCATCCCGGCGTAGATGCGCTTGCCATTGGCAGAGCTGTTGTACAGAACCTGAAAGGCAGCAGAACCGTTAGTGGCGGCAGCACCCTCACCATGCAGGTCATGCGCCTCAGCCGCGGCCCTCACAGCCGCAACATCTGGAACAAAATGGTGGAAGCCATTCAGGCGGTGCGATTAGAATGCACCCATCGCAAAAAGACGATCCTCGCACTATACGCCAGCAATGCCCCTTTCGGAAGCAACGTAGTAGGACTGGATGCAGCCGCCTGGCGTTACTATGGCCGCAACGCCGCACAGCTCAGCTGGGGCGAAATGGCAGCCCTGGCTGTATTACCCAATGCCCCTTCGGTGATACACCCCGGCAAGAACAGGACCCTGTTGCTGAATAAAAGAAATGCCCTGCTGGAAAAGCTGCTGGCCAATAAAACCATCGACAGCACCACCTGCATGCTGGCCATGCAGGAGCCTTTACCCGGCGCACCGCAGGCATTACCGCAGATCACGCCACACCTGCTCGAACGTTTTAAAAAAATTTATTACAGTCATACTGATGCCTATAACAGCACCGGCTTACAAACAACGATAGACATACAACTGCAGGAACGGGTGAACATGCTGTTACAGCAACACCACGCCGCGTTAAGAGGCAGCCAGATCAACAATATCGCCGCCATGGTGGTAGAAGTGGAAACGGGCAACGTGCTTACCTACACCGGCAACATTTACCAGCCATCAGACTCCTCCCTGGAAAGTCATGTAGATGTATTGGCCGCGCCACGCAGTCCCGGCAGTACATTAAAGCCCATCCTGTACGCATCGCTGTTAACAGAGGGCCGTTTCCTGCCCCGGCAGCTGGTTCCTGATATACCCACCCGCTTCAACGGCTACACTCCTCAGAACTTCGACCTGGGTTACGATGGCGCCGTTCCCGCCAACAGGGCGCTGGCACGAAGCCTCAATATCCCTGCCGTTAAAATGCTGCAGCAGTATAAGTATCCCCGCTTCTACAATGTGCTTAAACAATGCGGCATTACCACCCTCTCGCATCCTGCCGACTTCTACGGCATGAGCCTCATCCTCGGCGGCTGTGAAGTAACGCCCTTTGAGCTGGCCGGCGTATACAGCAGCATGGCCCGCATGTACAAACACGCCGCCAAAAACAAGGGTAAATGGAACAGCGCCGATTGGTTTATGCCGAAGATAGACGGCAGAACGACAGGCGACCAGGCGGCAGAACCGGAGAAGGAAAAAACGAATGAGGAGCGGGCAAACGAAGGCAGCCTGTTTGATTATCCTGCGTTATGGCATATGTTCAATGCCATGACGGAAGTAATGCGTCCCGGCGAGGAGGGGCTGTGGGGATTATTCGGATCGGCGCAGCGGATAGCCTGGAAAACGGGCACCAGCTTCGGTTTCAGGGATGGCTGGGCCATTGGCGTTACCCCAAAGTATTGTGTAGTCGTGTGGGTTGGTAATACCTCCGGCGAGGGCCGTCCGGGTTTAACGGGTATTAATACAGCGGCTCCTGTGTTGTTTGATATCTTCAGGATACTCCCTGCGTCACAGTGGTTCGATCCGCCGCAATCAGGGTTTATTTATTTACCCATCTGCCGTCAGTCGGGCTACAAGGCCGGACCTGATTGCCTTACCGCCGACACCATGCTGGTATCGGCCAGTGCCATCAATGCCGCTGTTTGTCCTTATCACAGGAGCATACACCTCGATAAAACAGGTACCTACCGCGTTACCGCCAACTGCGAATCGCCGGCAGATATGCAGCATCCCTCCTGGTTTGTGCTGCCCCCCACCATGGAGTATTATTACAAGCAGCATCATACAGATTATAAGCCGCTGCCGCCGTTCATGCCGGGCTGTAATGCAGAGACGAATAAACCACTGGAACTGGTATATCCCGAAGAAGGGGCTGTTATCTTTATCCCCCGTGAAATATCAGGAGAGAAAGGAAACACCATTTTCTCAGCAACACATCGCAACGCAAACAGTGTTCTATACTGGCACCTCGATGAGCAGTTTGTAGGCACCACCCGGCAATTTCACAAAATAGCCCTCAACCCCAGCGAAGGGCCGCATACGATAACCGTGGTGGATGAAAGCGGCGAATCGGTAACAAGATCGTTTAGGGTGGAGGGGAGCAGGTAG
- a CDS encoding type II secretion system protein GspG has translation MNKRPPYLLGLLCVLPLIGAFVGIFMVFYGIFKYKDRTFIVIGSIGIVITVIVYSFLFYNLRYGKATAKAFAGIAQTQINSLVKHIEFYKIQYGAYPDNLEQVVRQDETVMIKDPLLLRKANSNSNFYYKKSKERYLLFSVGEDGIANTNDDIYPLFEKSDTNLFKFIRKREGL, from the coding sequence ATGAATAAAAGGCCTCCCTATTTACTCGGGTTGCTTTGTGTATTGCCTTTGATTGGGGCTTTCGTTGGAATATTTATGGTGTTTTATGGAATATTCAAATACAAAGATAGAACGTTCATTGTTATTGGTTCAATTGGTATCGTAATAACAGTAATCGTATACTCTTTTCTGTTTTATAACTTGCGTTATGGTAAGGCTACAGCAAAAGCTTTTGCTGGAATTGCCCAAACGCAAATAAATAGTTTAGTTAAACATATTGAATTTTATAAAATTCAATACGGAGCATATCCGGATAATCTGGAACAAGTTGTAAGGCAGGATGAAACTGTAATGATAAAAGATCCTCTTCTTTTACGGAAGGCGAATTCTAATTCAAATTTCTATTATAAAAAGAGTAAGGAAAGGTATCTACTGTTCTCAGTTGGGGAAGATGGAATAGCCAATACAAACGATGATATTTATCCTTTGTTTGAAAAGAGTGATACGAATCTTTTTAAGTTCATTAGGAAGCGCGAGGGTTTATGA
- a CDS encoding helix-turn-helix domain-containing protein, translating into MKSKKQVLFPKHQKVLEQMGENIKLARKRRKLTTIQVAERANIDRSTLYEIEKGTGSVSLGAYFNTLRVLGLQEDFLKLAADDEYGRKLQDLQLIKNK; encoded by the coding sequence ATGAAAAGTAAAAAACAAGTGTTATTTCCCAAGCACCAGAAGGTGCTGGAACAGATGGGCGAGAATATCAAGCTGGCAAGGAAACGAAGGAAACTGACAACCATCCAGGTTGCTGAACGGGCAAATATCGACAGATCGACACTCTATGAAATTGAAAAGGGAACTGGCAGTGTATCATTGGGCGCCTATTTCAATACATTACGTGTTCTGGGACTGCAGGAAGATTTTCTTAAGCTGGCTGCGGATGATGAATATGGCAGGAAATTACAGGATCTTCAACTGATAAAAAATAAATAA
- a CDS encoding RHS repeat-associated core domain-containing protein has translation MNGNGQKTGSAIVLKVMSGDKVNIQADSWYGEPASSNSQSALGWPDLIASLAGGIAGTGAGSHNGALLQQNQNLKDGLGSFLTNVVNADYVVNGGNKPKVYLNYVLFDDQFNVVITNDGNNSRIDRVGDAGQLKSHIVAGHPITRNGYLYIYVSNETPGLNVIFDNLKVTHTRGALTEETHYYPFGLTMAGISSKAAGKLQNRYRFNGGNELQNNEFSNGSGLDWYDAMFRQYDPQIGRFHQLDPLAEFDISKSAYVFVSNNPISFSDPFGLADSTKAPGFPNSTTGANVLPAIVLAPVVTKVPASDQGYVIDAMLGGQITPLWPNGNSQNNTTEAGVPSLVPVSPGLYPVGPPGRVIPLHPPIVEEAGAGVLAPILVRGVSVIVATVWPIKLGAGASSVPLPYFTKDPYPGHGNNRGNSNEHIIYRFTFNATDGKTPVLKYGISDVYSNGLDRPENQKAALMSAYGSSVNYVIMARGVNRLNALFLEQLLVSKHVQQWGYMPREQVRPGAFNGF, from the coding sequence TTGAATGGCAACGGTCAGAAAACAGGCAGTGCCATTGTTTTAAAAGTAATGTCCGGCGACAAGGTAAATATCCAGGCCGATAGCTGGTATGGGGAACCGGCGTCTTCCAACAGCCAATCTGCTTTGGGCTGGCCGGATCTGATAGCCTCCTTAGCCGGCGGCATAGCTGGTACCGGTGCCGGCAGCCATAATGGGGCCCTGTTACAGCAGAACCAAAATCTCAAGGATGGCTTGGGCAGCTTCTTAACCAATGTCGTCAATGCCGATTACGTCGTCAACGGCGGTAATAAACCGAAAGTCTACCTGAACTATGTTTTGTTCGATGACCAGTTCAATGTCGTAATCACCAATGACGGAAACAACTCCAGAATCGATAGGGTAGGTGACGCCGGCCAACTAAAATCCCATATTGTTGCAGGGCACCCCATAACCCGTAACGGATATTTGTATATTTATGTATCGAATGAGACGCCTGGTCTCAATGTGATCTTTGACAACCTAAAGGTGACTCATACCCGCGGAGCGTTGACGGAGGAAACGCATTATTATCCGTTTGGGTTGACAATGGCGGGGATAAGTTCGAAGGCGGCGGGAAAATTACAAAACAGATATAGATTTAATGGTGGAAATGAATTACAAAATAATGAATTCAGTAACGGAAGTGGGTTAGATTGGTACGATGCAATGTTTAGGCAGTATGACCCGCAGATTGGCCGGTTCCATCAGCTTGATCCACTTGCTGAATTTGATATAAGTAAATCTGCTTATGTATTCGTAAGTAATAATCCTATTTCATTTTCAGATCCTTTTGGATTAGCTGATTCTACGAAAGCGCCAGGTTTTCCTAATAGTACAACAGGTGCCAACGTATTGCCTGCTATTGTGCTTGCGCCGGTGGTCACCAAGGTACCTGCTTCTGACCAGGGATATGTCATTGATGCTATGCTTGGTGGACAGATCACACCTCTTTGGCCGAACGGAAACTCTCAAAACAATACAACCGAAGCAGGAGTTCCCAGTCTCGTCCCAGTTAGCCCCGGTTTATATCCTGTTGGTCCTCCAGGAAGAGTGATACCTTTGCATCCACCTATAGTTGAAGAAGCAGGTGCAGGAGTTTTAGCTCCTATTTTGGTACGAGGGGTATCGGTGATAGTTGCTACGGTTTGGCCAATAAAATTGGGGGCAGGCGCGTCTAGTGTACCATTGCCCTACTTTACCAAAGATCCTTACCCTGGACATGGAAATAACCGAGGTAATAGTAATGAACATATTATCTATCGATTTACCTTTAATGCAACTGATGGTAAAACTCCTGTACTGAAGTACGGAATATCTGATGTGTATTCAAACGGATTGGATAGGCCTGAAAACCAAAAGGCTGCACTGATGAGTGCATACGGTTCTTCAGTGAATTATGTCATAATGGCTAGAGGGGTAAATAGGTTAAATGCCTTGTTTTTAGAACAGTTGTTAGTAAGTAAGCACGTTCAGCAATGGGGATACATGCCTCGGGAGCAGGTTCGCCCCGGCGCATTTAATGGTTTTTAA